From the genome of Ziziphus jujuba cultivar Dongzao chromosome 4, ASM3175591v1:
TGTTTCCAATTGTTTTAGTTTCCTCAAGATTTAACCCTTAATAACCTTACCTGCTGCATGTgctctttcaaatttttaattttattctttagtgACAGCTTGAATCGATGGtgctttattagttttattgtaTCTCTATCTTGTATTCTTGGATTTGGCTATTATATCTGTTAACATATGAGTGGTATTTGCATTCCTTTAAAGGTTAACATTTTCTAAGAGAAAGCTCTGGACGAAATAAGAACTCCAGTGTACAACGGTTGAGGCTAGAAATTAGTATTTCTCTTAATCTTGTTTCCTTTCTTTTGGATGGGGAAGGAGGGGATAGGTTAGTACCAGTTGCCTCATGTAAGGCACGGTATGATCTATGCCAAATGGAAAGTTTGCTATCTGTCGTGAAGATATGTTAATTAGGGCTTGTATTACTGCCTAGCAAGGGATAAGCACATTCTTTTACATATATTATCCACTATTGTCCAGAAACTAGCTGAACATACCAGCAATATCACTCTCATATGCTATAGTTCTTTTCACATTATTTCTTGGCTGTATTAGTTATATCATGTTAATGCATATGACAAATTCCtggtttcttcaaattttgattgaCCTGCttttttcttgattattttttaaaatttttgagtcCCATAAATCAAATCCTAAAAGCCGGGAAAATTTTTCCATGTAAAAATGATTGAGCCAACTAACTAAAAAATTGttcttgttttcaatttttctgtgttcttgttttcaatttttctgttcattttttttttttttttttttaatataactgATAATCTGGTTTGCTTGTAGATAGCTCATATGAAGAAAGAAATAGACGCTATTCGTGCTAAAGACATATCTCAAGGTGGCTTGACACAAGGGCAACAAACCCAGATTGCTCGAAATGAACAAAGAATGACACAGGTATTGGTTGGGTCAATTAGGTGTATGGTTTTGTCCTTGTTTTCCTTCATACTCTGATCGATGAGATGTTATGCATAATTGCATACGTTTCCTCCCTCCATGCCAaacttttctgtttctttttttggaaaaacaaaaataataaaacaaacttATCAGCTTCCTTTCACTAATAGATCATGGAAGAACTTGAGAATTTAGAAGAGACACTAAACGAGAGCATTCGAGAAAGTCTTGGTGCACGCATTGGGAAGATATCTCATGGTAAGAAGAAAGGAGCAactgaagatgatgatgaatttTTGAGGTACCCTTTCAGTGGCAAATATTCATGAAAGCAAAATACTTTCAGATTCATTAGTTGTCTGAAAATAGAAGGTTCAACTGAACCTTAGATTATCTTCCTTTTTGGTTGGATTGCCATTTGCATTGATAATCCTGATTGTTGTGATTGACTGTTGGTTTATGTGTTACTGCAAGGATTTATTCCCCTTGTtagtttttttcccttttttttgggTGACTAAGAATTACCCTTGTTAGTTTGTTAAGATGATAACCTTATGCTTTTATCCCAAAGAATTAATTAGCATACCTATTAAATTTGCTCTTAATGCTTATAATTGTTTCTCATTGTtcagtgatgatgatgatttttatgACCGGACTAAGAAGAAATCTTCTGGTAAAAAGGCTGGTGAGAACCAATCAATTGAAACTGCTGATACCCTTATTGATAAGAGAGATGCCATCAAAAGAGAAATTGGAGACAAGAAAGAGTTGCTTTTGAAGGAGAAGAACAAAATTACATCTGAAACTACAGAGGAAGCTGTAGGGGGTGATGCACTTGATGCTTATATGTCAGGGCTTTCATCTCAGCTAGGTGGGGAGAATCCTCTATGaagataattttcttttttgatcttaTACATGTTTGGTTTTGAATTTATTGTCTTGcaaggcttaaaaaaaaaaaagggggcaaTAATGGCACTACCAACGtagacaaagaaaattattttattttgttttctatatgCCTGCTTCATGTTTGTGTTCAGATGCAGCTGTGATTGGCTAGGGCAGAAAGCAACAGAGGCCtagtattattgaaataaatagtCACATAAGATAATTCCATGCTGCTTTAATATTTATGGCTCCTTTTTATATGTTTCTTTAGCACAGTTCGAGGCCTTCAAATGCATTTGTACCTTCAAATATTAATTCTACATTTTATAAATCGTTGTGTGTTCTGTACAAGAATTTGTCAAGATTGTTAACTTGGAGGTGCATGTGCATCTTCGCCTCCCTTTATGCCCAATATAaaacatttttcttaatcttgtgtTATGCAATCTCATATTCCTTGTATTGGTTTCTCATTTTTCTGTAGTCAGTGACCACAAGATATTTTCATACTACCACTTTCTGTCGATGATTTGCTTGCTTTGTTGTCAGTGCTTGATAAAACTCAGCAACTCGAGAAGGATATATCAGCTCTCCAGTCTGAACTGGATAGGATACTCTACCTTTTGAAGATTGCTGACCCAACGGGTGAAGCTGCtaagaaaagaaatttgaagACAACTGATCAAGTAGGTGAAGCCACACAGAAAagggatttgaaagaaaaagagcCAAAATCTAACAGATCTGTAATTCCCAGTGTCATCAAGAAGCAACCTTCGGTAGAAGCAAAGGATAACAATGGGACtggaaaaccagaaaatggattCATGCAGAAAGAGGGATCTACAGATGAAACTGCAAAATTAAGTAAGAATCCAGAAGCTGGTGAGGTCATACTTGATACAACCGAGGGCAAAACTGCTGTATATACTGTTGCAAAGCCACAATGGCTTGGGGCTGTACATGACAGGGTAGCAGAGGAGAGTAATCCACAACCAGCGCCTTCACATGTGCATGACGCTGATGAATTTGTTGACTATAAAGACAGGAAAAAGGTTTTGGATGATGGCAATGATGCAGATACTAAAATGGAATCTGGGCTTGAAAATGCTGCCCCAGGTTTGATTGTCAGGAAGCGGAAACAAGTTCATGAATTTGAAGGTAAGAGCAATGATGCTAAACCACAGATGACATCTTCCCCTTCTGCAGCTGAGTTAATGGCAGAGGATGCTGTATCTCTGCTTCTAAAACACAAAAAGGGGTATCATGGGATGGATGAAGAAAATATAACAGAAACCCTTGATGAGGGACATCAAACGAGGAAGGATAAGAAGCCTAAACGAGTACTTGGTCCAGAGAAACCTTCTTTTCTTGTTGATAGTAATTCAGATTATGAAACATGGGTACCTCCTGAAGGTTAGCTATTTCTTTTTCCATGTACCCAGCATTTCATTGTTCTtcaatattttaagtttttgttgtatatcctttaattttgtgaattcatttttttatgtatatttgatGCAGGACAATCTGGTGATGGACGAACGGCCTTGAATGATCGCTATGGCTATTAATCCCAAATTCATGTGGCAAGGAAGAAGTGACAAACCCATAAATTGAAGTTGGAGACCAAATTGTTTTCAATGATTCATGTATTAATATACATAAGCTTAGTAAGAGCTAATGTACAATTTTGTATATACCTGAATTTGGAAGAAGAGAAAAGGTGTATTCTTTGACCATTTGTAGGGAGTGgcgtcttattttatttttatttttatataaacctGAACTGACTTTTTCCTCATTTTGCCTGACTTTTTCCTCATTTTGCCTGATAACCAAATGGAACTCAAATGCTGAGCACGCGAAATTCCACTATTTTGTGACAAGAATGGAATCCTTCTCTCAGCAACTTAGCCAACCAAAttgcactctctctctctctctatatatatatatatatctacaggGTGAAGTTATGGTATGAATCTTCCACATGTGAACCGTACCAAAGTccatgtttttcaaaaaaacgtCGATTTTCCTATTATGTACACAGAGCAAAGCCAAAACTTTTCCTTAAAAACATCGGCTTTGATGCGTATAAGAATGGACGCACTGTAGAACTTTACAGGTTataaattggaatatttttcctttcactCTGTTTTTTGCAAGGTTGATGAGGTTAGTCTGGCAGTCGATGGAATTAAATTGAGACATACAAAAGTAGGTTGGCTATTTTTCCCACAGATTCTTTTGCAGAAGGGAGGGGGAAAAAGGGATGAGAGAGTGCGACagggagaagaagaaaatggtggtctttcaatggaaaaaaataaaaaataaaaaataaaattgaatctgAGCCATTATATATAAACTCACTACAAAAAGTGTCCAGAACAATTacatattacaataatatttaCTGCACGTCTATACAAAATGGAAATATTTATAAGACAACCTTGGCAACATCATATGTAACATCTCCTCAATAGGTTGCGCTCAATGCCTGCTAAAATTCTGCATCAATAACCAACCTTTGCGTCATGCCTAAGCTTTTTATTCTTCACACATAAAACCTATAGAGAACCATTAGTCCTTAGGCTCTATGTTAagcattgtaaaattttaacttcCTCAACTTCCCTTATAGAAGCTTGCTCGATCATACAATATTCAAACACTAAAGAGTCCTAACTTTCTTTCTTAAAACTTTCTCTATAGTTggttcctaaaaaaaaaaacaaaaggaaaaagattcTTTCTCTATAGAAGATAGATTCTGTCTCTATAGAAGATTTGCTTTGTCATCGTTAGACTAACTTCTACTCCCACATGGCGTACCAATATTCAGAGACTGTAATGCTATAAAAAGGTGCAAATGGCATTGTGTTCAAGGCTGATGAAGCGAAAAGGCACCATACTCTCTATGGACTTTCTCAAAGCTGAATGTCATATCATCTTCGAAGATATACACAAGATGACACAAAAAGTCTTTACCAGGGATGTCCTTCCTTGACATTCTTGTAGATGGCAGTAGATTGAACTGCCAGAGGTGGAACTGTTGGTGGCATGCAAAGGCAATACTTCATCAATTAAAGAAATAAGGTGACTCTAATACTTCCTTCAAATCAAAGTTGCCTCGTTCAGGCAAGGAGGGGAAAGTCAACGTAGGGAAAGATTGCTGGAAGCTCTCCAGTAACTGGAAACAGAATATAGGGCGGATTAGATCAATGATATTAGCTCTCATAAAGCTTATACGTTCATGTCTGGCAGGATTATGGACTTAATTCTTCAAAAtggcataaatataaatttcaatacaAGTCGAAACTTTAAATAAGCATTTAGGAAGAGAAAGATACTGTACATTCTCCAGTATTGGAGTCTCATACAGTTCAACGAACTTTTCTCTTAGTATCGTGTTCATTAAATCCACATCACAAGCATGTGT
Proteins encoded in this window:
- the LOC107416514 gene encoding uncharacterized protein LOC107416514; the encoded protein is MTTAMGPPPPPPPTSPKPPTDPPPQTLDQPSSSSSSSDMTEKTLMGPPSPPPPLPPPEAGPSQPESTAPEEQLQSSSTTDSDVVAEPAERTSAEQVSRPHNIAVPYTKPPWSGPPIHKFSLEVLKDGSIIDQFDVYEKGAYMFGRVDLCDFVLDHPTISRFHAVLQFKRSGDAYIYDLSSTHGTFINKNQVDKKVYVDLHVGDVIRFGHSSRLYIFQGPTELMPSETDLKAIRKAKMYEENLDREASLRRARMEASLADGISWGMGEDAIEEAEDDVDEITWQTYKGQLTEKQEKTREKVIKRMEKATHMKKEIDAIRAKDISQGGLTQGQQTQIARNEQRMTQIMEELENLEETLNESIRESLGARIGKISHGKKKGATEDDDEFLSDDDDFYDRTKKKSSGKKAGENQSIETADTLIDKRDAIKREIGDKKELLLKEKNKITSETTEEAVGGDALDAYMSGLSSQLVLDKTQQLEKDISALQSELDRILYLLKIADPTGEAAKKRNLKTTDQVGEATQKRDLKEKEPKSNRSVIPSVIKKQPSVEAKDNNGTGKPENGFMQKEGSTDETAKLSKNPEAGEVILDTTEGKTAVYTVAKPQWLGAVHDRVAEESNPQPAPSHVHDADEFVDYKDRKKVLDDGNDADTKMESGLENAAPGLIVRKRKQVHEFEGKSNDAKPQMTSSPSAAELMAEDAVSLLLKHKKGYHGMDEENITETLDEGHQTRKDKKPKRVLGPEKPSFLVDSNSDYETWVPPEGQSGDGRTALNDRYGY